Proteins encoded within one genomic window of Bradyrhizobium sp. AZCC 1719:
- a CDS encoding DUF6481 family protein: MSGFKEPNFADRQKAAMQARQNILNKFRAQPGPDDPEVKRRQAEREAVAAARAKAREAKEAEKAEQKRREAEAAAAEAARLAREKEEEAARQAALEAEQKAKRDARYAARKTKGKKK, encoded by the coding sequence ATGAGTGGATTCAAGGAACCTAATTTCGCGGACCGCCAGAAGGCCGCGATGCAGGCGCGGCAGAACATTTTGAACAAGTTTCGCGCCCAGCCGGGACCCGACGATCCCGAGGTGAAGCGCCGCCAGGCCGAGCGCGAGGCCGTCGCGGCCGCCCGCGCCAAGGCGAGAGAGGCCAAGGAGGCCGAAAAGGCCGAGCAGAAACGTCGCGAGGCCGAGGCCGCCGCGGCGGAGGCCGCCAGATTGGCGCGCGAAAAGGAAGAAGAGGCCGCCAGGCAGGCGGCGCTGGAGGCTGAGCAAAAGGCCAAGCGCGACGCGCGTTACGCCGCGCGCAAGACCAAGGGCAAGAAGAAGTAG
- a CDS encoding pentapeptide MXKDX repeat protein, with translation MTTTTTRIGLGLSAALVSLSLAFAPAAFAQDKMGKGDGMKKESMSKDGMKDGMKKEDGMMKKEGMKHEGMKKEDGMKKN, from the coding sequence ATGACCACCACCACGACCCGTATCGGCCTCGGCCTTTCTGCCGCGCTTGTTTCGCTCAGCCTCGCGTTCGCGCCAGCCGCCTTCGCTCAGGACAAAATGGGCAAGGGCGACGGCATGAAGAAGGAGTCCATGTCCAAGGACGGCATGAAGGACGGCATGAAGAAAGAGGACGGTATGATGAAGAAGGAAGGCATGAAGCACGAGGGCATGAAAAAAGAAGACGGCATGAAGAAGAACTGA
- the dctP gene encoding TRAP transporter substrate-binding protein DctP: MLTRRHVIASALAAPAVLRFGTGTAHAATTLKISHQFPGGTIDKGDFRDRLCRIFAAEVAKRSGGEIAAEVYPNASLIKTSAQFSAMRKGALDISLYPMPYAGGELPETNIGLMPGLVATYDQGLRWKKAPVGKALTDFLADNGVILLTWVWQAGGVASRSRPIVAPDDAKGLKVRGGSREMDVVLKTAGASILSMPSNEIYAAMQSGACDAGITSSTSLISFRLAEVAKSLTSGAGASYWFMLEPLMMSKAIFDKLPKTQQDIILTVGSELEAFGRKGAQDDDIEVAKVYEKAGAKVSTLDVATVSKWRDIARDTAWKDYSAKSAMSAKLLRLASDVPA; this comes from the coding sequence ATGCTCACGCGCCGCCATGTCATCGCATCTGCGCTCGCCGCACCCGCCGTGCTTCGTTTCGGCACCGGTACGGCCCATGCGGCCACCACGCTGAAGATTTCGCACCAGTTCCCGGGCGGCACCATCGACAAGGGCGACTTCCGCGACCGGCTGTGCCGCATCTTCGCTGCCGAAGTCGCCAAACGCAGCGGCGGCGAAATCGCCGCCGAAGTCTATCCGAACGCCTCGCTGATCAAGACCAGCGCGCAATTCTCGGCAATGCGCAAGGGCGCACTCGATATCAGCCTCTACCCGATGCCGTATGCCGGCGGCGAACTGCCGGAGACCAATATCGGCCTGATGCCGGGCCTGGTCGCAACCTACGACCAGGGCCTGCGCTGGAAGAAGGCGCCGGTCGGCAAGGCGCTGACCGACTTCCTCGCCGACAACGGCGTTATCCTTCTCACATGGGTCTGGCAGGCCGGCGGCGTCGCCAGCCGCTCCCGACCGATCGTCGCGCCTGACGACGCCAAGGGGTTGAAAGTGCGCGGCGGCTCGCGTGAAATGGATGTGGTGCTGAAGACCGCGGGTGCGTCGATCCTGTCGATGCCATCGAACGAAATCTACGCCGCGATGCAGAGCGGCGCCTGCGATGCCGGTATCACCTCCTCCACCAGCCTGATCTCGTTCCGCCTCGCGGAGGTCGCCAAATCGCTGACCTCGGGCGCCGGCGCCTCCTATTGGTTCATGCTGGAGCCATTGATGATGTCGAAGGCAATCTTCGACAAGCTACCCAAAACGCAGCAGGACATCATCCTGACGGTCGGCAGCGAACTGGAAGCGTTCGGCCGCAAGGGCGCGCAGGATGACGATATCGAGGTCGCCAAGGTCTATGAGAAGGCCGGCGCCAAGGTCAGCACGCTCGATGTCGCGACCGTCAGCAAATGGCGCGACATCGCGCGCGATACCGCCTGGAAGGACTACAGCGCCAAGTCGGCAATGTCGGCCAAGCTGCTGAGGCTCGCCAGCGACGTCCCCGCATGA